The genomic region ACAATATTGATCACGCCACCGGAACCTTCTGCATCATATTTGGCCGAAGGAGAAGTGATTACCTCCACTGATTTGATCTCATCTGCGGGAATTTGTTTCAAGGCATCGGCAATGCTACTGGCTGACATGGTGGAAGGTTTGTTATCAATTAACACCCTGATATTTTGGCTTCCTCTTAGGGAGACATTGCCATCCAGATCCACTGACAGCATAGGCACTCTCCTCAAAACATCTGTGGCATCCCCTCCTACCGTAGTTTTGTCATTTTCAGCATTGTAAATGGTTCGGTCTACTTTTTCCTCGATCAATTCCCGTTGTCCCTGAACGGTAACTTCCTCCAAAGAGACGGATTCTTCCTGCAATCCGATCTTCCCCAAGTTCAACAGGGTTTGCCCCTCCTGGATCTTAACATCCTCCAAAGTTTTGGTTTCAAACCCAACAAAATTAACCTGTACCTTATAAGAACCCACCTCAAATCCGGTAATAAAAAACTCACCTTGATCATCTGCCACAGCCCCGGCAATCTGTTTTGAGCTTTTCGCATCCAAGAGCTGGATGGTTGCATAGGAAATGGAATTTCCACTTTCCTTTTCTATCACCTTTCCAGTCAATTGGAAGCCCCCTTTTTGGGAAATTGTTTTTTCCTGGGCCAATATCTGTCCACTGACAAAAGAAAAAAGCAACAATAGGATCCACTGAATTTTTAGATAAATTTTCATAATAGGTTTGTTCAATTTTAATAAGGATCAGTCAAACTTGTTCTCAAGACATGATTCAGCAACAAAGGAAGTGGGTAAATCAATTACTAAAAAATGAAATAGATCAAACGGACGGAAATATCGACTGAATGGTCATTTCCCCAGACGAAGCCCTTTAGGAATATTATTATTATAGCCCAAAGAGGAAAACCCGGGCTTCATAGGTAAAAACCTTTCATTGGTCGATTAACTTTTCCTGTTTTGCCGGGATTATTTTATGTTTAAAGAATTAAATTGACCTGTACTGAATGAAACCATCCCTTGTCCTTCATAAAAACATTACCGTTTTAATCCATATTTTAGGGTGGATACTGATGGGAACCTTGTTTTTCCTATTAACTCCATTGTCCTGGAACGTAGCCCTTCCCCATCAGTTTTGGGTTAGACAGGTTACCTTTTTCATCCTTTTGATAGGTTTATTTTATATCAATCAGCATTTATGGGTTCCCAACTTGCTGTTTAAGTCACGTGTGGGTTGGTTTTTATTATTGACAATTGGGGTCAGTGTAATCCTCATGTACTTCCTGGAATACTATGAAAACTGGTTGGGTCTTCCCAAACTGATGCACCAGGCCTTTCACCCTGAAGAGGAATATATCCCCAGAAAGAAACCTCTCCCCTTCCATATTTTTAACCTGATCGTGGCTTTTCTTACCCTTGGGATCAGCACCAGTGTGGCGGCGGTAAAAAAATGGCAGGCAGATGAGTTCCTTAGACAGCAACTGGACCAACAAAGAATTAAATCGGAGCTATCTTATCTCAAAGCCCAAATCAATCCCCATTTTTTCTTCAATACCCTCAACAATATTTATTCCCTTACCAACATTGATGTGGAAAGGGCCCAAACTGCCCTGCACAAACTTTCCAGGTTGATGCGTTATGTGCTTTATGAAACAGAAAAGGGCCAGACCCTATTGAGTAGGGAAATTGATTTTATTAAAGACTATATTGAGTTAATGAAATTGCGGATATCTGAGAAGGTAAAAATTAACTTGGATATACAGGAACAGATGGAGGAAAAATGCATTGCGCCCATGATATTGCTTCCTTTTATTGAAAACTGCTTCAAACATGGCATCAGCTCTCAGCAACAAAGTGTTATCACAGTGAAACTATCTGAAAAGGACCAGGTATTGCACCTATATACCTGCAACAATATCATTTCTTCTTATTCCAATAGCCCTGAATCGCAAGCAAAGGGTATTGGCCTTACCAATACAAAAAGGAGGCTTTCATTGCTTTATGCTCAACGGTTTCAATTGGAAATCGATGATCAAAATCCGGAAAATGAATACCGCGTCAACCTAAAAATCCACCTGGCATGAAAATCAATTGTATCGCTGTAGATGATGAACCCCTTGCCCTGGAAATGATCAGTAAGTTTATCGGCCAAACTTCATTTTTGAACTTGATGGGTAAATTTGAAAATGCAATCGATGCCCTGGCTTTTATTCATAAAGAACCGGTAGACTTGGTTTTTCTGGATATCCAAATGCCCGATCTTTCCGGGATGGAACTGGCCAGAATTATGGGCGCCAATAAAAAGGATTCCCCTTGCCGTATCATTTTCACTACTGCCTATAACCAATTTGCCATTGAAGGGTATAAAGTGGATGCCCTGGATTACCTGCTGAAGCCCTATAATTATGAGGAATTTCTTAAGGCCAGCACCAAGGCTTTGCAGTTTTTTGAAAACCAAAAAAAATCCATAAAAAAAGTAGATGAAGTACCCGAATATATTTTTCTAAAGGTGGAATATCAATTGGTAAAAGTTTTGCTAAAGGACATTCTCTATGTGGAAGCGTACAAAGATTATGTCAAAGTCCACCTGGTGGACAAACCCCATCCTCTCCTATCCCTGACAAGCCTTAAAAACATGGAGGAATTGCTCCCCTCCAATAAATTTATGCGTGTCCACCGGTCCTTTATTGTAGCCCTGGACCATATCCACTCCATTACCAAAAACAGCATTCAAATTGGGAAATCCACCATCACGGTAAGTGAAAATTATAAGGAGAATTTTTTGAAGTTTTTGAATCGTTGGATGGGGTGATTTTAATGGTAAAACCCTTCAAGGTTTTGAACCCTTGAAGGGTTACTCCAACAACGTTTGGCTAGGTCATCCCCACTTATTGTTTTATATTAATTTTAGCCCTATTTATTCCCTCCTCTCCGATAAAACCCGATTCCCTTAATCTTAAAAAATACCGCAATTTAGGTATTTCATTAATGTGCTCCATTATTTAAATTAGAATGCTAATCACCGGATCTTTTTTTGAAGAAGCTAGCGGAAAGGGCAAATTTCACCTAATAAAGGTAATTATTTTCACTATAAAATGGTTATTTTAGAGATTACGAGATTAATTCTAAGCATCTTATTCAAAAAAAGGAGAGCGCAGTTTGTATTCAAAAATTCTATTTTTGATGCTTGTAAACATCTTTTTTAATCCATGTTTTTCGGTCTTTAATGACCCATAAAGTAAAATTTTATGAAACTTAACCGAAAGGAATTTTTGAAATCGGCTGGACTGGGAGGCATATCCCTGATTTTACCAGGCTCTTCTCCTAAAGCTGAATTGGTTACCAACCTGATTGCCAAGCCCATCCAAATATATGACAATTACCTGCTTGGGGTCCAGTATTATTCTTTAAATAAATGTTTTGGGAAAATCCGGGCAGGTGACCTGGTAATCTTGGAACAATTTTCAGAACACGAACATGACCGTATTGCAGTTGGGGTAAAATGGGAAAATATGTTTCTGGGGTATTTACCTGCTTATGAAAACATTGTCCTGGCCAACCTGATGGATGCTGGTGCCAGGTTAAATGCCATGGTTAATGCTAAACTTTCTTTGCATCAATTTGGAATAGGCATCTGGACTAATCTGATCGTCCCAGAAAAGGAAGCTACAGAGAAACTTAGTAACAAGGCAGCAGATGATGTGGATGATGGATATAGGAGGTAGAAAAAGAAAGGCGAGTTGCCCCGCCTTGAATGTTTTCACAACGGAATAATCCTTATTGTGAATTGCTTTCAGAATTATGATTTCAATTTAGGAATGAATTTTAAAAAGGCAATAAAAAAGTTAAATAAAGAATAAATTAAATTATAATATGAAAAGAATATTAGGACTGGATTTGGGAACAAACTCTATTGGGTGGGCTTTGGTTGCGCAAAACTTTGAGGAAAAGCAAGGTGAAATACTTGGAATGGGAAGTAGGATTATTCCGATGAGTCAGGATATTTTAGGAGAATTTGGAAAAGGAAATTCAGTTTCCCAAACGGCTGAAAGAACAGGTTTCAGAGGAACCCGAAGACTCCGCGAGAGACATTTACTCCGTAGGGAAAGGCTACATCGTATTTTGAATATTTTGGGATTTCTCCCTAAGCATTACTCTTCACAAATAGATTTCGAGAATCGCCTTGGCAAGTTCAAGAGGGAAATGGAGCCCAAACTGGCTTTTAATAATAAAGAATTCATCTTCAAAAAATCATTTGAGGAGATGCTTGTTGATTTCAAGAAGTGTCAACCACAGTTATTAGAAGAAGGAAAACTAATCCCTTATGACTGGACAATCTATTTCCTACGAAAAAAAGCACTTTCTCAGAAAATTGAAAAAGAGGAGCTCGCTTGGGTCATCCTAAATTTTAATCAAAAGCGGGGGTACTATCAGTTTAGAGGAGAAGAGGAGGAAGAAAATCCTAATAAATTGGTCGAGTTTTATTCATTGAAAATTATCGATATAAAAGCTGAAGAAACTAATAAAAAGGGAGAGACTTGGTATTCACTGATTCTCGAAAATGGATGGGTTTATAGACGTTCAAGTAAAACAGATTTATACGATTGGAAAGATAAAGTCAGGGATTTCATTGTTACTACTGACCTGGATGAGGATGGCTCAATTAAAAGGGATAAAGAGGGAAATGAAAAAAGGAGCTTTAGAGCCCCAAAGGAAGATGATTGGACACTAATCAAAAAGAAAACCGAACAGGAAATTGACCATTCTAGTAAAACGGTAGGTGCATATATCTACGACACACTATTACAAAACCCAAGTCAAAAAGTAAAGGGCAAATTAGTCCGTACTATTGAACGTAAATTCTACAAAGAAGAATTAAAGGCTATTCTGGAAAAACAAAAGGCATTTCATCCTGAATTAACGGATGAAGGTTTGTACAACGAATGTGTGAGAGAACTATACAGAAACAATGATGCACACCAATGGGCATTAAGCAAAAAGGATTTTACACACCTTTTCCTTGAGGATATCATTTTTTACCAACGGCCTCTAAAAAGCCAAAAATTTAATATAGGAAAATGCTCGTTAGAGTACAGAAATTTCAGGATTAACGGAGAAAGGAAAACCAAATACCTGAATGCTGTCCCCAAATCCAATCCTTATTATCAAGAATTCAGGGTTTGGCAATGGATGTATAACCTTAAGATCTACAAAAAGGAGGATGAAGTTGATGTAACTGGCCAGTTTCTATCCAACATTGAAGATTG from Echinicola jeungdonensis harbors:
- the cas9 gene encoding type II CRISPR RNA-guided endonuclease Cas9 (Cas9, originally named Csn1, is the large, multifunctional signature protein of type II CRISPR/Cas systems. It is well known even to general audiences because its RNA-guided endonuclease activity has made it a popular tool for custom editing of eukaryotic genomes.), whose translation is MKRILGLDLGTNSIGWALVAQNFEEKQGEILGMGSRIIPMSQDILGEFGKGNSVSQTAERTGFRGTRRLRERHLLRRERLHRILNILGFLPKHYSSQIDFENRLGKFKREMEPKLAFNNKEFIFKKSFEEMLVDFKKCQPQLLEEGKLIPYDWTIYFLRKKALSQKIEKEELAWVILNFNQKRGYYQFRGEEEEENPNKLVEFYSLKIIDIKAEETNKKGETWYSLILENGWVYRRSSKTDLYDWKDKVRDFIVTTDLDEDGSIKRDKEGNEKRSFRAPKEDDWTLIKKKTEQEIDHSSKTVGAYIYDTLLQNPSQKVKGKLVRTIERKFYKEELKAILEKQKAFHPELTDEGLYNECVRELYRNNDAHQWALSKKDFTHLFLEDIIFYQRPLKSQKFNIGKCSLEYRNFRINGERKTKYLNAVPKSNPYYQEFRVWQWMYNLKIYKKEDEVDVTGQFLSNIEDWENLFEFLMRQKEVDHKIILKHLLTSKELKGKALNAETAKYRWNYVYDSVKDESKNIPVMKLVMKSGED
- a CDS encoding LytR/AlgR family response regulator transcription factor; translated protein: MKINCIAVDDEPLALEMISKFIGQTSFLNLMGKFENAIDALAFIHKEPVDLVFLDIQMPDLSGMELARIMGANKKDSPCRIIFTTAYNQFAIEGYKVDALDYLLKPYNYEEFLKASTKALQFFENQKKSIKKVDEVPEYIFLKVEYQLVKVLLKDILYVEAYKDYVKVHLVDKPHPLLSLTSLKNMEELLPSNKFMRVHRSFIVALDHIHSITKNSIQIGKSTITVSENYKENFLKFLNRWMG
- a CDS encoding sensor histidine kinase → MKPSLVLHKNITVLIHILGWILMGTLFFLLTPLSWNVALPHQFWVRQVTFFILLIGLFYINQHLWVPNLLFKSRVGWFLLLTIGVSVILMYFLEYYENWLGLPKLMHQAFHPEEEYIPRKKPLPFHIFNLIVAFLTLGISTSVAAVKKWQADEFLRQQLDQQRIKSELSYLKAQINPHFFFNTLNNIYSLTNIDVERAQTALHKLSRLMRYVLYETEKGQTLLSREIDFIKDYIELMKLRISEKVKINLDIQEQMEEKCIAPMILLPFIENCFKHGISSQQQSVITVKLSEKDQVLHLYTCNNIISSYSNSPESQAKGIGLTNTKRRLSLLYAQRFQLEIDDQNPENEYRVNLKIHLA
- a CDS encoding HIRAN domain-containing protein, coding for MKLNRKEFLKSAGLGGISLILPGSSPKAELVTNLIAKPIQIYDNYLLGVQYYSLNKCFGKIRAGDLVILEQFSEHEHDRIAVGVKWENMFLGYLPAYENIVLANLMDAGARLNAMVNAKLSLHQFGIGIWTNLIVPEKEATEKLSNKAADDVDDGYRR